Proteins co-encoded in one Marinomonas sp. IMCC 4694 genomic window:
- a CDS encoding extracellular solute-binding protein, which translates to MKTKTMKNMKTTIVKSALLAAGISVLSMGSVAAFAATDLSLWYHGAGNPVEAKIIDQIVADFNKSQADWKVALQSFPQESYNDSVIAAALAGNLPDIMDVDGPVMPNWAWAGYLQPLKIDNASIENFLPGTKGYWDGQLYSLGLWDAAVAMITRKSTLMNANIRIPTLAQPWTLNEFNSALETLKQTGQYDYPLDLGLAWKGEWYPYAFSPLLQSFGGDIINRDTYQTAEGALNGDAAIAFGEWWQMLFQKGYTPGNSQDSADRETGLVEGKYAIQWNGNWTALNMLKAFGDDVLFLPAPDLGNGPKIGAASWQFGVSASTPHGQGATDFIKFASQDRYLTAFSDAIGLIPPTKAAAAASQYYKTDAPMATFFELSAQQAMLRPVTPGYVVAAKVFEKALADIADGADVTDTLDNAADEINTDIRRNLGYGH; encoded by the coding sequence ATGAAAACAAAAACAATGAAAAACATGAAAACAACAATAGTAAAAAGCGCCCTACTGGCTGCTGGTATTTCAGTGCTCAGTATGGGATCGGTGGCCGCCTTTGCGGCCACCGATTTATCTCTGTGGTATCACGGTGCAGGCAATCCAGTCGAAGCGAAAATCATTGACCAAATAGTGGCCGACTTCAATAAAAGCCAAGCAGACTGGAAAGTCGCGTTACAAAGTTTCCCGCAGGAATCCTATAACGACTCGGTCATCGCGGCCGCCTTGGCGGGCAATCTACCAGATATCATGGATGTAGACGGCCCCGTTATGCCGAACTGGGCCTGGGCCGGGTATTTACAACCGTTAAAGATTGACAATGCATCAATCGAAAATTTCTTACCTGGCACAAAAGGCTACTGGGACGGGCAGCTTTATTCATTGGGATTATGGGATGCGGCAGTGGCAATGATCACCCGTAAATCGACCTTGATGAACGCCAATATCCGTATTCCAACCCTAGCGCAACCTTGGACGTTAAATGAATTTAACAGCGCGCTAGAGACCTTAAAGCAAACCGGGCAATACGATTACCCATTGGATCTGGGCTTAGCATGGAAAGGCGAATGGTATCCGTATGCTTTTAGCCCTTTGTTGCAGAGTTTTGGTGGTGACATTATCAACCGCGACACCTATCAAACCGCGGAAGGAGCCTTGAATGGCGACGCAGCGATTGCGTTCGGTGAATGGTGGCAAATGCTATTCCAAAAAGGCTATACACCGGGCAATTCACAAGACAGCGCTGACCGCGAAACCGGGCTTGTTGAGGGCAAATACGCCATTCAATGGAACGGCAACTGGACCGCTCTGAACATGCTAAAAGCCTTTGGTGACGATGTCTTGTTTTTACCTGCTCCAGACCTTGGGAACGGCCCTAAAATTGGCGCAGCCAGTTGGCAGTTTGGTGTGTCTGCTTCCACGCCTCACGGACAAGGCGCGACGGACTTTATTAAGTTTGCCTCTCAAGATCGTTATTTAACGGCCTTTTCGGATGCTATTGGCTTAATCCCTCCAACCAAAGCTGCCGCCGCCGCTAGCCAGTACTACAAAACCGACGCACCGATGGCGACCTTCTTTGAACTGTCTGCACAACAAGCCATGCTACGACCTGTGACACCGGGCTATGTGGTGGCGGCCAAGGTATTTGAAAAAGCATTGGCCGACATCGCCGATGGTGCCGACGTGACAGACACCCTCGACAATGCGGCCGATGAGATCAATACCGACATCCGTCGTAACTTAGGTTATGGCCATTAA
- a CDS encoding carbohydrate ABC transporter permease produces the protein MGSLPKGQFTMQKNASSLTQHNRSGWLFALPGFGLMMLFIVVPFIFAIVFSMTNQRLISPNPTHFVGLENYRQLLSVNMLVLDPLSTNTGELKQDADGHLSYPRLRTFTRNNPDYPHLQGMKAWFSWQWQTQKVVVLASDPVFMKAVVNTFLFVLVVAPLQGALALVLALLINQRLKGINVYRAMYFMPVVVSIVVVSILWRFIYDGQNGLLNNVLNTLSFGHLAPVDWLGDPDTALGSIMAMSIWQAVGFHMVIWLSGLQTISPTLYEAAKIEGASGWQTFRYVTWPGLKNTAILVLIVITMQAFALFAQIDVMTNGGPLDSTQTIVFQAVERGYGKQDISGGSAISVVLFIMVLSISLLQRYFTRERK, from the coding sequence ATGGGTTCATTGCCCAAAGGCCAGTTTACTATGCAAAAAAATGCTTCCTCTCTTACCCAGCACAACCGCAGCGGCTGGCTATTCGCACTGCCGGGATTTGGCTTGATGATGCTGTTTATTGTTGTACCCTTTATATTTGCCATCGTATTTTCAATGACAAATCAGCGACTCATTTCGCCCAATCCAACGCACTTTGTTGGCTTGGAAAATTACCGCCAATTACTCAGCGTTAATATGCTTGTACTCGACCCATTGAGCACGAATACAGGCGAGTTAAAACAGGATGCTGATGGCCATCTAAGTTATCCACGCCTGCGCACGTTTACTCGCAACAATCCAGATTACCCGCATTTACAAGGCATGAAAGCGTGGTTTTCCTGGCAATGGCAAACTCAGAAAGTGGTGGTTCTCGCCAGTGACCCCGTGTTTATGAAAGCCGTCGTCAATACGTTTTTGTTTGTGCTCGTGGTCGCGCCACTTCAAGGTGCCCTAGCCTTGGTGCTGGCTTTATTAATTAATCAGCGTTTAAAAGGCATCAATGTCTACCGAGCGATGTATTTTATGCCTGTCGTTGTATCCATTGTGGTGGTATCGATCCTGTGGCGTTTCATCTACGACGGTCAAAATGGCTTACTCAACAACGTATTAAATACCCTATCGTTTGGCCACCTCGCGCCCGTTGACTGGTTAGGCGACCCAGACACCGCCCTTGGCTCTATTATGGCCATGTCAATCTGGCAGGCGGTCGGCTTTCACATGGTCATCTGGCTATCCGGTTTACAAACCATTTCGCCTACCTTGTACGAAGCCGCCAAAATCGAAGGGGCTTCTGGCTGGCAAACCTTTCGCTACGTGACCTGGCCCGGGCTTAAAAACACCGCCATTTTAGTATTAATCGTGATCACTATGCAGGCATTTGCTTTGTTCGCTCAGATCGATGTGATGACCAATGGCGGTCCCTTAGACAGCACGCAAACCATTGTCTTTCAGGCTGTTGAGCGGGGTTATGGTAAGCAAGACATTTCCGGCGGATCGGCCATCTCGGTGGTGTTGTTTATCATGGTGTTGAGTATTTCCTTGTTGCAACGTTATTTTACTAGGGAGAGAAAATAG
- a CDS encoding carbohydrate ABC transporter permease — MSYSSSDTHRLRLIVRYTVLSLIALLFIFPLVFMLMSSLKPDHQLLADTASLRAFLPVGDISLSNYYGAFERAPILLFMMNSLLVTGVTVVLSLFCCSMAGFSFVYLNWRGKSIALSIILATLIVPFETIAIPMLLMVSKLPWIGLDGLTWGWLNSYRVQVIPFIADGLTIFLFTQYFKDLPRELIEAARVEGSSWWQVYWRIVMPLSGPVIATAAILKFLVMYNQYLWPIMVTQQEQYRPVLVGLQYFFQLNTAWGEVMAYLTLITLPVLVFYLVLQRAFIASIASTGVKG, encoded by the coding sequence ATGTCCTATTCCAGCTCAGACACACATCGACTGCGCTTGATTGTACGCTATACCGTACTGTCGTTAATCGCTCTGCTGTTTATTTTCCCCTTGGTGTTTATGTTGATGTCGTCGCTCAAACCCGACCATCAACTCTTAGCGGATACCGCGTCACTACGGGCTTTTTTGCCAGTTGGTGACATCAGTTTAAGCAATTATTACGGCGCGTTTGAGCGCGCCCCCATTTTACTCTTTATGATGAATTCACTGCTCGTGACCGGCGTGACCGTGGTACTGAGCTTATTTTGTTGCTCTATGGCAGGGTTTTCCTTTGTGTATTTAAATTGGCGCGGTAAAAGCATTGCTCTGTCGATTATTTTAGCTACGTTAATTGTGCCGTTTGAAACCATCGCTATCCCCATGCTGCTTATGGTATCCAAATTACCTTGGATCGGATTAGATGGCCTAACGTGGGGCTGGTTAAATTCTTACCGCGTGCAAGTCATTCCCTTTATTGCCGATGGTTTAACCATTTTCTTGTTTACCCAATACTTTAAAGACCTGCCGCGCGAGTTGATCGAAGCCGCTCGCGTCGAGGGCAGTAGCTGGTGGCAAGTGTATTGGCGCATCGTCATGCCTTTATCGGGTCCTGTCATTGCCACCGCTGCCATCCTGAAATTTCTCGTCATGTACAACCAGTATTTGTGGCCCATTATGGTGACACAGCAAGAACAATATCGACCGGTCTTGGTCGGCTTACAGTATTTTTTCCAACTCAATACCGCATGGGGAGAAGTAATGGCGTACTTAACGCTGATCACCTTGCCAGTATTAGTGTTCTATTTGGTATTGCAACGGGCTTTTATCGCCTCTATTGCCTCAACAGGCGTCAAAGGTTAA
- a CDS encoding glycoside hydrolase family 68 protein, translating into MTIALKDQWIWDSWYFREGDTWHGYFLKADKSLIDPERRHLNVSQGHATSTDLVHWQHQGTCFAPAPSPAWDDSTTWTGNVVCDETGLYHLFYTGTCLAEDSLYQRVGHATSTDLHHWQRVGDGLCLDLIGEQAKHYEHQHQKGFWHDRAMRDPWVMKNPNGKGWLMFFTARAPGIEEANAGGAIGFATSDNLNDWTLQPPVFVGHFGQLEVPQVFSIDARWYCLFCTSSQHWSEAYTASQAGKLVTGNHYLISDSPTGPWQVAPGPFFDGDTPCHRYAARILDTEQGHCILGFHDQNNTGFVGEILDPVAIEVNAAGLLSISESKQENP; encoded by the coding sequence ATGACAATCGCATTAAAAGATCAGTGGATTTGGGACAGTTGGTATTTTCGTGAAGGCGACACCTGGCATGGCTATTTCTTAAAAGCCGACAAGTCCTTAATCGACCCCGAACGACGCCACCTGAACGTCAGTCAAGGACACGCCACCTCAACCGACTTGGTACATTGGCAACATCAAGGCACCTGCTTTGCACCTGCGCCCTCACCGGCTTGGGACGATTCCACCACCTGGACGGGCAATGTGGTGTGTGACGAAACGGGGCTGTATCACTTATTTTACACCGGTACTTGCTTAGCCGAAGACAGCCTATACCAGCGCGTTGGCCACGCTACCAGCACCGACTTACATCACTGGCAACGCGTTGGTGATGGTCTGTGTTTGGATTTAATCGGTGAACAGGCCAAACACTATGAACACCAGCATCAAAAAGGCTTTTGGCATGACCGCGCCATGCGTGACCCATGGGTAATGAAAAACCCGAACGGCAAAGGCTGGTTAATGTTTTTTACCGCCAGAGCACCGGGAATAGAAGAAGCCAACGCAGGCGGCGCGATAGGTTTTGCCACTTCCGATAACCTAAACGACTGGACACTCCAGCCGCCGGTGTTTGTCGGTCACTTTGGACAACTCGAAGTACCACAAGTCTTCTCGATTGACGCACGTTGGTATTGCTTGTTTTGCACGTCGAGCCAACATTGGAGTGAGGCCTACACCGCCAGCCAAGCCGGCAAACTCGTCACCGGCAATCACTACCTTATTAGTGATAGCCCGACGGGGCCTTGGCAAGTGGCGCCGGGGCCGTTCTTCGACGGCGACACCCCCTGCCACCGGTACGCCGCAAGAATTCTCGACACCGAACAAGGCCACTGCATCCTAGGATTTCATGATCAGAATAATACGGGATTTGTGGGAGAAATCCTCGACCCTGTGGCCATCGAAGTCAACGCAGCGGGGCTATTAAGCATCAGCGAATCTAAACAGGAGAATCCATAA
- a CDS encoding ABC transporter ATP-binding protein, producing MADVTLRSLVKRYDTTDIIKGVDIDIKDGEFTVFVGPSGCGKSTLLRMIAGLEDITDGELAIDGMTVNHMQPKDRSIAMVFQSYAIFPHMTVRENMAFGLTIAGTAKQEKDQRVNDAAKILQMEHLLERRPSQLSGGQRQRVAIGRAIVRNPKVFLFDEPLSNLDAALRMDMRMEIAKLHKQLGATMIYVTHDQVEAMTLADKIVVLKDGEVQQIGSPMELFHHPTNRFVAGFLGAPSMNFLDAEVLAINTQTITVGSSVLDPVVLPKPEQPLKIGQNIELGIRPQYLQPQQGEMSGCLHGTISLTERLGTETVLDVSLANGKKVIAAIGQDQVFTLGDTISLSFQAERAHVFTRSHTPPGNA from the coding sequence ATGGCCGACGTCACTCTACGCTCACTGGTAAAACGCTACGACACAACCGACATCATCAAAGGCGTCGACATTGACATAAAAGACGGAGAATTCACCGTGTTTGTCGGGCCATCAGGCTGCGGTAAATCCACCCTGTTGCGTATGATCGCAGGGCTGGAAGACATCACCGACGGCGAACTGGCGATCGATGGCATGACAGTCAACCACATGCAACCCAAAGACCGCAGCATTGCGATGGTCTTTCAATCCTACGCCATTTTCCCGCACATGACCGTACGGGAAAACATGGCCTTTGGACTCACCATCGCCGGTACCGCAAAACAAGAAAAAGACCAACGCGTTAACGATGCCGCGAAAATACTGCAAATGGAGCACCTCCTAGAGCGTCGCCCTAGCCAGCTTTCGGGCGGGCAACGCCAGCGTGTGGCCATAGGTCGAGCCATTGTCCGTAATCCTAAAGTCTTTTTATTCGACGAACCCTTGTCAAACTTAGACGCGGCGCTGCGCATGGATATGCGGATGGAAATCGCCAAACTTCACAAACAACTTGGCGCCACCATGATCTACGTAACCCACGATCAGGTAGAAGCCATGACACTGGCCGATAAAATCGTCGTATTAAAAGACGGCGAAGTACAGCAAATAGGCTCACCTATGGAACTCTTCCATCACCCCACCAATCGCTTTGTCGCTGGATTTCTGGGCGCTCCCTCAATGAACTTCCTCGACGCTGAGGTCTTAGCAATCAACACGCAAACCATCACAGTAGGCTCCTCTGTATTGGATCCGGTAGTATTACCAAAACCTGAGCAACCCCTAAAAATAGGCCAGAACATCGAACTGGGCATTCGACCTCAGTACCTGCAACCACAACAAGGCGAAATGTCGGGCTGCCTGCATGGCACCATATCACTCACCGAACGCCTCGGTACCGAAACCGTACTCGACGTAAGCCTCGCCAATGGCAAAAAAGTCATTGCCGCCATCGGCCAGGATCAAGTATTCACCTTAGGCGACACCATCAGCTTATCTTTTCAAGCAGAACGTGCTCATGTTTTCACTCGCTCCCACACTCCGCCTGGTAATGCATAG